A genomic window from Deltaproteobacteria bacterium includes:
- a CDS encoding nucleotidyl transferase AbiEii/AbiGii toxin family protein, producing MPSIASNEGLMLWIMTALANTLGSHAILKGGMVLRLLDCPRHTNDLDYVFVPYDSKKKIVPLMERVLQSLDGVRWTHQMHSTSVRFLISYQKFSTQIEANVASACLTEPLSTSALARAAQQTPRIIRVMRLDQALAHKIGAWNERGLLRDLYDIYFLHTIVGKLPDLPTLKGRLACVQYAKKIPKTGQSKTMSLTALCDKLRAAAADLDARAIAQQLGDYLAPSEYAGLEHKIKISIAHLVDALMAA from the coding sequence ATGCCGTCGATCGCGTCGAATGAAGGGCTAATGCTGTGGATCATGACGGCCTTGGCGAACACGCTGGGCTCCCATGCCATCTTGAAGGGGGGCATGGTGCTGCGGTTGCTCGACTGCCCGCGCCACACGAATGATTTGGATTATGTCTTTGTGCCCTATGATTCGAAAAAAAAGATCGTCCCGCTGATGGAGCGTGTGCTGCAATCGCTTGATGGCGTGCGGTGGACGCATCAAATGCATTCGACCAGCGTCCGCTTTCTGATCTCGTATCAGAAATTTTCCACACAGATTGAAGCCAATGTAGCCAGCGCTTGCCTGACCGAACCCTTGAGCACGAGCGCACTTGCCCGCGCCGCCCAACAAACGCCACGTATCATTCGCGTGATGCGACTCGATCAGGCGTTGGCGCACAAGATCGGCGCTTGGAACGAGCGCGGCTTGCTGCGCGATCTCTATGACATCTATTTTCTGCACACGATCGTCGGGAAGCTCCCCGATCTGCCGACCCTGAAAGGGCGCTTAGCCTGCGTCCAGTACGCCAAGAAGATCCCCAAAACCGGGCAATCGAAAACCATGAGCCTGACAGCGCTCTGTGACAAGCTCCGCGCCGCTGCTGCCGACCTGGATGCGCGCGCGATCGCCCAACAACTCGGCGATTATTTGGCGCCCAGTGAATATGCCGGCCTGGAACACAAAATCAAAATCAGCATTGCGCATTTGGTCGATGCGTTGATGGCAGCGTGA
- a CDS encoding VOC family protein, which produces MLDHIGIDVQNYEKSKAFYKAALAPLGYELIMEVQGWAGFGVGGKPDLWIQGGKQTTPRIHVAFRSENREKVRAFYDAALKAGGKDNGPPGIREIYHPNYYGAFVIDLDGHNIEVVCHNPE; this is translated from the coding sequence ATGCTCGACCACATAGGGATTGATGTTCAGAACTACGAAAAGAGTAAAGCCTTTTATAAGGCAGCTCTGGCTCCGCTCGGCTACGAACTCATTATGGAAGTTCAAGGCTGGGCTGGCTTCGGTGTCGGTGGCAAGCCCGACCTCTGGATACAGGGTGGAAAGCAAACCACCCCACGCATTCATGTCGCGTTCCGGAGTGAAAATCGAGAAAAGGTTCGCGCTTTTTATGATGCCGCATTAAAAGCTGGAGGAAAAGACAATGGGCCACCGGGAATCCGAGAAATCTATCATCCCAACTACTACGGCGCCTTCGTTATCGATCTCGATGGCCACAATATTGAAGTCGTGTGCCACAACCCAGAGTAA
- the lexA gene encoding transcriptional repressor LexA, which produces MDKPLTRRQSDILTLIRRHIETAGVPPTRAEICAAFGFQSPNAAEAHLRALERKGAITMRPGISRGLRLVAQGARAAEFSLPVVGRVAAGTPILGIEQIEAHHRVDPRLFTPRADFLLRVCGHSMRDAGILDGDLLAVHRTRSATNGAVVVARVNDTEVTVKRFQRRSAYLVRLLPDNADYDPITLDLRRDRLTIEGVGVGVLRRRL; this is translated from the coding sequence ATGGATAAGCCACTCACGCGACGGCAGAGCGACATCCTCACTCTGATTCGGCGGCACATCGAAACAGCCGGCGTGCCGCCCACGCGCGCGGAGATCTGCGCCGCCTTCGGCTTCCAATCGCCCAACGCGGCGGAGGCGCATCTGCGCGCCCTCGAACGTAAGGGGGCCATCACGATGCGACCCGGCATCTCGCGCGGCCTCCGGCTGGTGGCGCAGGGCGCGCGGGCGGCGGAATTCTCACTGCCGGTCGTCGGACGAGTCGCAGCGGGCACCCCTATACTGGGGATCGAGCAGATCGAGGCGCATCACCGCGTCGATCCGCGCTTGTTTACGCCGCGCGCCGATTTTCTCTTGCGCGTGTGCGGGCACAGCATGCGCGACGCGGGGATTCTCGACGGCGATCTGCTCGCGGTGCATCGTACCCGGAGCGCGACGAACGGCGCTGTCGTGGTGGCGCGCGTGAACGACACGGAAGTCACGGTTAAACGGTTCCAGCGCCGCAGTGCGTACTTGGTGCGGCTGTTGCCGGACAATGCCGACTATGATCCCATCACACTGGATCTGCGGCGCGACCGACTGACGATTGAGGGCGTGGGCGTCGGCGTGCTGCGACGGCGGCTGTAG
- a CDS encoding integron integrase — MYSANRAPKPCKTPLTSKRLLDQLRERIRYLHYSLRTEQAYVYWVRFFIRWHGVRHPRTMGALEVEQFLTHLTTERRISASTHKQALSALLFLYKDVLDQDLPWMQTLARPTTRQRIPTVLTVTETQRLLGCMSGVTGLLAHLLYGTGLRLMEGLRLRVKDICFERNVIMVRDGKGTKDRVVMLPHAIIPALRTQWQQARALWAADRAAQHPGVELPGALLAKYPKAGETWAWHWVFPASSLSIDPRSGVKRRHHLYEQRMQRALKHAAQQADLTKPVSVHTLRHSFATHLLQSGTDIRTVQELLGHSDVSTTMIYTHVLKVAAGGTTSPLDAWMSAHSEGGRDG, encoded by the coding sequence ATGTACAGTGCTAACCGCGCCCCCAAACCCTGCAAGACCCCTTTGACGTCAAAACGGCTCTTGGATCAGCTACGGGAGCGGATTCGGTATCTGCATTACAGTCTGCGCACCGAGCAGGCGTATGTGTACTGGGTGCGGTTTTTCATCCGGTGGCATGGGGTGCGGCATCCGCGAACGATGGGCGCCTTGGAGGTGGAGCAATTTCTGACGCACCTCACCACAGAACGGCGGATATCCGCCTCCACGCACAAGCAGGCGCTGTCCGCGCTGTTATTCCTCTACAAGGACGTGCTCGACCAGGATCTACCGTGGATGCAAACACTGGCACGCCCCACCACACGGCAGCGCATTCCCACGGTACTCACCGTTACGGAAACTCAGCGATTGTTAGGCTGCATGAGCGGCGTCACCGGACTGCTCGCGCACTTGTTGTATGGTACGGGGCTCCGGTTGATGGAGGGGTTGCGCCTGCGTGTGAAGGATATTTGTTTCGAGCGGAATGTCATTATGGTCCGTGACGGCAAAGGCACCAAGGATCGCGTGGTCATGCTGCCCCACGCCATCATTCCCGCTCTGCGGACACAATGGCAACAGGCCCGAGCGCTCTGGGCGGCAGATCGCGCAGCTCAACATCCTGGGGTGGAGCTCCCCGGGGCGTTATTGGCAAAATATCCCAAGGCCGGTGAAACCTGGGCATGGCACTGGGTATTCCCCGCATCTTCGTTATCTATCGACCCTCGCTCCGGGGTCAAACGGCGCCACCACCTTTACGAGCAACGCATGCAGCGTGCACTGAAACACGCGGCACAGCAGGCCGATCTGACCAAGCCGGTATCGGTACACACCTTACGGCACTCGTTTGCCACGCATTTGCTCCAGAGCGGCACGGACATCCGCACCGTTCAGGAACTGCTCGGTCACAGCGACGTCAGCACCACCATGATCTACACGCATGTGCTGAAGGTGGCCGCCGGTGGCACCACCAGCCCGCTGGATGCCTGGATGAGCGCCCATTCGGAAGGCGGGCGGGATGGATAA
- a CDS encoding DNA-deoxyinosine glycosylase, translating into MKSLPHVCCFAPIADAYATTLILGSMPGKESLRAGQYYAHPRNAFWPILGELVGAAPALPYAERAHVLRAAGLALWDVLASCARPTSLDSDIDNGTLVANEFAAFFACHQNITRVFFNGTKADECYRRHVLPNLHAVAVRYARLPSTSPANASIPYSQKLAAWRVIVE; encoded by the coding sequence ATGAAATCTCTGCCGCATGTCTGCTGCTTTGCCCCGATTGCCGATGCGTATGCGACCACGCTGATCCTCGGCAGTATGCCGGGGAAGGAGTCGTTGCGGGCGGGACAGTATTACGCGCATCCGCGGAATGCGTTTTGGCCGATCTTGGGAGAACTCGTCGGCGCCGCGCCCGCCCTGCCCTACGCCGAACGGGCGCACGTATTGCGCGCGGCCGGCCTCGCATTGTGGGATGTGCTCGCGTCGTGCGCACGCCCGACGAGTTTGGACTCCGATATCGACAACGGCACACTCGTCGCTAACGAGTTCGCCGCGTTCTTCGCGTGTCATCAGAATATCACGCGGGTCTTTTTCAATGGGACGAAGGCCGACGAGTGCTATCGGCGGCATGTGCTGCCGAATCTGCACGCTGTCGCGGTGCGCTACGCCCGCTTGCCCTCGACCAGTCCAGCGAACGCGTCGATTCCGTATTCGCAAAAGCTCGCGGCGTGGCGCGTGATTGTGGAATGA
- a CDS encoding ribbon-helix-helix protein, CopG family — MYERLLVHNQFTPHRWRITLEEILTAGESEPRVLELLPGLLRHRPTVICRWRRDVAQHRSLQQVLDGLDTWPPERQWRRLPVHDLRRAAARVAARYQQRRRTQHWRTLNIRVTEDDLARLARIAARERLSKSETLRRLLRQTDPHHPR, encoded by the coding sequence ATGTATGAGCGCCTTCTCGTGCATAATCAATTCACCCCGCATCGGTGGCGCATCACCTTGGAGGAGATCCTGACCGCCGGCGAGTCCGAGCCCCGCGTCCTCGAACTCTTACCCGGATTGTTACGGCATCGCCCGACCGTCATCTGCCGGTGGCGGCGCGATGTCGCACAGCACCGTTCGCTGCAACAAGTATTGGATGGTCTCGATACATGGCCGCCGGAGCGCCAATGGCGTCGATTACCGGTGCACGATCTCCGCCGTGCGGCCGCCCGCGTCGCCGCGCGATACCAACAGCGACGACGTACCCAACATTGGCGCACTCTCAACATCCGCGTGACCGAGGACGATCTCGCACGGCTGGCGCGCATTGCAGCGCGTGAACGGCTGTCGAAATCGGAGACGCTTCGCCGGTTGCTGCGTCAGACCGATCCGCACCATCCCAGATGA
- a CDS encoding type II toxin-antitoxin system RelE/ParE family toxin, with the protein MAAYKVEFVKSARKEFDRLPTKTQAKTIEALNLLSQNPYSELLKIKKLKGADALYRIRLGDYRIIYEVRNDRLVILVIKIGHRREVYRGL; encoded by the coding sequence ATGGCTGCGTACAAGGTCGAATTCGTCAAAAGCGCCAGAAAAGAATTCGATAGGCTGCCCACAAAAACGCAGGCGAAGACGATTGAAGCCTTGAATCTGTTGTCCCAAAACCCCTATTCTGAATTGCTTAAAATAAAAAAACTCAAGGGCGCGGATGCTCTCTACCGAATTCGTCTGGGCGATTACCGGATCATTTATGAAGTCCGTAATGATCGGTTGGTTATTTTGGTCATTAAGATCGGTCACCGTCGAGAGGTATATCGCGGCCTATAG